The genomic stretch AGTCCGTCCAGCTCACCACAGGGCCGCCGTGACACCAGACGAGCACCGGCAGCGGGCTCACCGGCTCGTCCGGCGGCAGGCAGAGCCAGCCGCTCCAGGACGAGCCGTCGGGTGCCGTGAAGGCGCGGCGGACGAGCCGTCCTTCCAGGAAGTCCTGCATCGCCGGCGCGTACCCGGTCACCGACACGGGGCCGTCACCGAGCGGCAGGGCCACCACCTCCGGGGGCCGGGAGATCGCCGAGGTGACCACGAGGGCCTCGTCGCCGGCGACCGTCACCGCGCTGACCGACCCGGTGACCTCCAACGGCGCCGAGACCCGCCCGTCCAGGTGAACCCGACGCAGCAGCCTGCGGCCATCGTGCTCTCCCAAGCACAGCACCGTGCGGTCGCCGTGCCAGGCATGCGGGACCAGCCAGTCGTCGTGATCGGCCGTCCTGACCCGTTGCTCATCGCCGGCCACGAATACCACGCACTGATGAGGGGCCTGGCGGGGCGTCGCCACACGCTCACCGGTACAAGCGAACCAGGCACCGTCAGGCGATGCGACGGCGGCCCTCAGGTCGATGTCGTCCACCCAGACATGCCGCCCGGCTCCCGGCTCGGCGACGGGGAACACATAGAGCCCGAAGCGCCGGTGCCCGTCGGGGATGAAGCGGACCACGCCGGCCGCGCACCGCCGACCATCAGGAGTGACGGCGACCTGGCCGGTGAACCCGGTGTCGCCGGGGAGGGAGATGTCCAGCAGACACGCCTCGGGGGCGGCGTCGTGGTCGTCGAGCCGTACGCGCGCCAGCCGCAGGACGGACCCGTCCACCCGGTGGCCGAGCAGCGGCCACACGTCCCCGGCGGGGAAGGCCGCGCTCTCACCAGTGGTTCGCCACCTGCGGGCTTCCTCGTCATCAGCCGCCAGGGAGCGCGCCCCGGGGCCGGCCCACAAGGCAGCGACCACGACGTTCTCTCCTGCCGCGAACGAGACAACGCCTCGGCCGGTCTCCAGGACCAGGCTGGAGACACCGTCGCGGACCTGCCAGATCACTTGGCGGTCAGTGGCGTCGGGAGCGGTCCCGAGGTACAGGTACGTCTCATCGTCCCGGACGCAGACCGCGCCGGCGTAACCGTCCGCTCGCGCCAGCTCCCACCGGCCGTCCGTGTCGATGGAGTAGTTCAGTACGAAAGGCACGGGCACTGGCCGGTCTGGCCTCGGCACCTCTGCTTCCACGAGGATGTGCCGCCCGCACCGGTGCGCGGCGCGCACGCGCCGCTGCGCCAGGATGGACTCCAGCACCTGTTCGCCGGGCGTGGCCTCACCTGGGGACACCTCGGGCAGGCGGGTGCCCTCCAGAGTCGCCTCCTTCATCGGTTCCGCAGCGCGATCGCGAGCGCCTGCTGCGGGTCCTCCTCCGCGAGGTGCCTGCACAGCGCCTCACGCACCCAGGCGATCTTCTCGCTGCTGGTCATTTCGTGGTGGCAATCCTCGATCTCCCGCCCGGCGCCGCGCAGGAACAGCGCGCCCATGATCTCGGCGAGCCGCCCGGCCATGATCTCCACAACGCTGATGACCAGCATGAGCGCCCCGTCCGCGCCGATGCGCGCCGTACGCTCGCAGCCAGGTGGCAGGTACAGAACGCCGCCGGCGGCCAGGTCCGCGCTGAACGCTCCTGGAGCCTGCCCGCCCGCTGTCCAGGAGCAGTGGCCCGCCAGATGGAGGACGAAGGAGTGGCCGCCGTCCGGCGCGGCGTCCAGCTCTGTGGTGGCCGCGTGCGGCGGGGCCAGCACCAGGGTGGACCACACGTCGCCGCGGAACCCGGCCGCGAGGCTGGCCACCAGGGCCGCGATCCGCGGGCTCCACAGCTCGGGACGATCCACGACGATGCTCGCGCCGCCCTCATAGGCACGGCGGAACTCCTCCGGGACCGGGTAGCCCACCAGGTCGTTGTTGACGACGACGCGTGTCTGGAAGGCCGCGTCCCGCCTGGCCGCCGACAGCCCGTGCGGGTACGTCAGGCTCACCCACGGCCGGACGATCAGCCCGCAGTCGAACTCGTCCCACAGCTCCGCCGGCGTCAGCAGGCCGGGCGCGTCCTCCGCCTGGTACTGGTAGGGGAACGTGTTCCAGACGTCGTCGAAGAAGTCGCTCGGTTCGCCGACGAGATCCCTGAGGGTCCCAGGGGCGGAGCGTGGGTGCTGGTCCGTGCCTGTCATGCGATCCTCCTGCGCATCCTGCGCAGCGCGGCAGTGAGAATCCGCTCGTCCGGGACGTCCTGCGCATGGTGGCCGAGCGCCTTTGCCACGGCCTCCGCCTTGTCCTCCACGTACAGGCGGGACTGCTGCCCCATCAGGTCGTGGCAGTCTTCACGGAACGTCTCCAGCATCGCCTCGACCAGGTCCATCGGTGTCGGCTCGGTGAGCGTGAGCGTCATGTGGAGTGAGTCCTGGTCTCGGGTGTGCGGGACATGCGGCCAGCCGTGCGGCAGGTAGAGCAGGTCGCCGGGCTCCATCGTGAACCGGTGGCTGCAGTCGTCCAGGTCGACGTCGATCAGGCCCGACCTCGCGCTGACGTGCTGCGGCTGGGCGTAGAGCCGCCAGTCCTTGGTTCCGGCGAGCTGCACCACGATCACGTGGGAGGCGTCCCGGTGCGGACGCGTCCCCCGGCTCTCCTTCGGGGTGAAGAACACGTACGCCTTGATCTCCGCCGGGATCCGTTCGCTCAACTCGGCCACCAGGTCGCGGGTCGGCTTGTGCCAGTCCTCCATCTGGTTCAGCTTGACCGTCGCACCCTGGGCCATGGCCGCGTGGATCGCCGCGGCGTTCGCCAGGCCGGTGATCTCGTTGCCGCCGACGCGCTCGGTGCGGGTGACCAGGTCGGGGTTCGCCGCCACGCCCTCCTTCATGACGGTGAAGTAGGGCCTCCGCAACAAGGGCATGTCGATGACCTGTTTGAACTCGGACATATTCATAAGAGCGGAGACGGGCACCGCCTCCTTGAGTAGCATATGGTGCTTATTCGAAGTGCCATCGAAAATGCCGATCTCATCAATAAGAGCGATCAGCGGGTGCGGCTTACCCATGTTTCGACTCTAGCCACCCTTCAGCAGTCGAATTCTCGATCTGTCAACGGGATAGACGCGGCCCTTCTGCCGGGGAAGGCAGCAGGGCCGCAGTGGGCCGGGTCAGCTACGCCTCGTTGATGTTCTCCATGACAAAGGCGCGCTGGTACTCAAACAATGAGTCCCCCTTGTCCTTACGGCCGCCGGCCGCAAGGGCCTTCTCCTCACCGGTGGCCCGAAACTTCGGGGCATCCGACTCGTCCATCGCGCGCAGTGTGTCTCTGATTGCCATATGGCATCTCCGTCCTAAAGCGTCGGAACCTCCGACTGTGTTCCATGGTGAAGTTCGGTGCGCCCGATGTCAATGCAATGTGACTTGGCCATTCTAGGAGTGAAGCGGGTCACCGAATTCGCTGTAGGTGATTGCGTCCGAACTGTAGGTGATCGTGTTCGAAGTGAGTGAGGAAGAGTGCGCGCGCGGGCTATGTCGCCGACTCCACGGGGGTTGATGGTGATGCGCTGAATTCACCAACGGCCTTTGATCAGGGCGAAGTCGCGTTCCCCGATACATTGCAGGGCGCGGGAGACGGCTGTAGGTGTGGTTAGAACTCTTGACACTCCCCGCCGCGACAGTTACTTTCAACAGGTTTACGCTGTTTGGAGTCTGCCGATGGTCGATGTCCTGCCGCTAATCGTATATTGCGAGGTAGTGTGGTGATCCCGATGGACCCGCCGTCATGGCCGCGCATTCTTCCAGCCCTCGGAGATCCGGCCCTCTTCAGCTCGCAATGGCCGACCACCCCGTACCGGAGCGTAGGCAGCGCCAAGAGTCTTGAAGCGCTCCTGACCTGGGATAACATCGACAGGATAATCAATGACCGCACTATTCAGGCGCCCGCATTCCGGATGGTGCAAGATAATCAGCTGATCTCGCAGGATTTCCTCTGCCGGCCAGAGGAAGCGACGTCGCTGGGTCTTACAGGGCTCATGGACCCGGCGCGAATGGTGTCCGCGCTCGCGGGTGGCGCGACCCTGGTCCTCCAGGGACTCAACCGATTCTGGCCGCCACTCGGCGACCTGTGTCGGCGACTGTCGTCCGAGATCGGCCACCCGGTATTCGCCAACGCGTACCTCACGCCATCTGCCGCGCGCGGCTTCGGGGCACACCGCGATCCCTATCATGCCTGGTTGGCACAGGCCGAAGGAAGTAAAAACTGGCGGCTGTGGGCACCTGACGCCGATCACGCCACCGACCAGCCGACTCTGGAGGTAACCCTCGAAAAAGGAGATGTCCTCTGGATACCGCGCGGCTGGTGGCATTCCGGCGCCAGCATCGATACGCCGAGCTTGCACCTCACCCTGACCGTATGGGCGACAAAGACGGAAGATGTCTTACGTGTGATACTCGCCAGCCTGTCTGACAGCGCCGCGATGAAACGGGAACTTCCTCCCAATGCCCTTGCGGGAGACGAATCCGCCATCGCCGAAGTGGCCACGGCGGTAACCGAGATCTTTCAGCTAATGTCCGCCCTGGATATCAGCGAGCTGGCGGGCCGCCTGATCGGCGCTCGTCGGCAGCGTTTCGCTCCACTTCCGGTGCCGCCCGTCGCGGAGGTCCTCGGAGAAAGGCAGAGCAGGAGCTTTCATGTCCACCCCGAGGGAATCCTTCATTGGACCGCGGACCCGGAAGGTGCCATCATCGGCACCGCCGACGCCCTGGTGATGGTACCTCCGGAATACGTTGCGCCCTGCGAGAGGCTTCTCGCCGGGGCTGGGGCAACGATTCGGCGCGATGAGCTGGCGGAATTCGACCAAGGTCTCCTGGAGAATCTCATACAAGCGCGGCTCCTGTGCACCGCGTCTCATGAGGTCCCGCCAACTCCGTAAGGTGGATCGAGCTCTACCCCGCCGGGGGCAACGCCATTTGTGAACGAGGACATCGGCACCCTGCGCCGTGAACTCCCTGACCGAATCCTGACGGCGTTCGGCACGAGCGTCCGATGGGGCTCGTCGGGCAGTTCAGGCTCCCCGGCAGGCCGTTCCGGATGGCCTATCTCGCGGACCTACTTCGTCGATCCTCGCCACCCGATGAGCAGGCTGGTCGAGTGCGTCCCCAGGGGGAGATCGTCAGAACCCGGAAAGCCAAGCGGAGGCGTCGGACGTTGGCCGATCATAGGACGGAGGAGGCCTCATGCGAAGAATGATCGCCTGCCTGTCTTTGGTGCTTCTCCTGTCCTCCTGCAGCGGGGACCATGAGGCCTCGCCCGGCGGGTCCCATGGCGCCTCGTCTGACGGGTTCGAGACGCGTGCTCGGGAGGTGGCGGAGCGCTGGCAGGGCTCGGCTGACGACCACGCCTGGCGCAAAGGGTTCGTTGCGCTGGAAGTCCTGAACCCGCACGGATGGAACCATGTGCGCCGAATCCCGGCCTGGGTGAACAGAAGCTCGCACAACGGTGCCTGGCAGTTGGCCGCCAAACTACCCACGGACGCCCCGCACCGCGCCGATGTGCGATGGCCGGACGGCGAGGTCTCGCAGGTGCCGCTCATCTCGGCGGCGAGAGCGTACGAGGAATTCAGCAAATCGGCGGACCTCATCGAAGAGGAGTGCCCGGCCAAGAGATGCCGCCCGCTCCGGGTCACCGGTGCCGGACTGGGCAAGGTCCCGCTGGAGACCAGCCGCGGCACAATCCAGGTGCCCGCCTGGATGTTCACCGTCGAGGGAGTCGAGCAGAAGAAGGTCCACGTGGCGGTAGACCCTTCGGCCGTCACCGCCCGTCCCGAACGGACACAGAGAGGCATCGAAGAGGTGATGGCGTTCGACCTCGTCGCCGGCAAGCCTGACGAGCTGCTTCTCCGCTACGGGTTCGGCGCCTGCGACACCGTTCAGGGGCCGCGTGCTTACGAGACCGACCAACTGGTGGTGGTCGACATGGACGAGGAGGGCTCCAGCTCTGGCCATCCTTGTCCGGCGATTCTCAAGACGGCGACGACCACCGTGGCGCTCGCCCGACCGCTCGGCGACCGCCTTGTACTTGACTCCGGCACGGGGCTGCCGGTGCTGCGGGGACTGAACAGGCGCTGACGGCCCGGCGACCATGTGCGGCGACGCAGAGATATGCGGGCTGTACAGCAGCACGTACAGCAACACCGTCTTATACGACCGCACGCCGACTCAGGGCGATCACAACTTAAGCAGGACAGCCGCGCCTTGACAGGACATCTGCCCTTCCCTACGGATCAGATGGTAGGGCGCGTGGATCAAGAAGCGAGAGTTCGTCTGCTTGAGGCAGGCTGAACGTCTCTGCTATCAAGGCAAGTCAGCCCAGCCCATCTCGGTGAGCCAGACGGTGCCGGCGTACTCGCCGTTCATGGCGAGCATGCTGATCCACGAGCACCCGTGGCTGCATAGGAACATGGTTCCCGGCGAGGGCTTGTCCATCCACAGGGTGGGATCTGCCCCGTCGGCGGCGAGGCGCCGCAATTGCCGCACACCATCCCGGTCACCGGGAAGGGCTCCCAGGGGTAGGCGGCGACCACGTGCCGGCTATTCACCACCTCATCATCGCTATCATCGCTGTCCCGGTCGTCCCGGCAACCGTCCACAACAGGTGCAACCGCGGCGCGTCGGCTCGCCCGGCGTGCGAGTCGGCCACCAGCGCCATCGGGCGGGAGACCAACTGAATCGCCCCCGCATCCACATGAGTACCAACTGGGCAGCCTCTTGGAGTGGCCACGTCCGGAGGCTGCCATGGCAACCGCCAACGTTCCCCGCGGTGGAACCTGAGCCAGGCTTCTGACCGTCCACCTAATAGGAGGGATCTGCTTCCCGTTTACCTGCCGCACCCGAACCGTGACAATCCGAAGGCAAACTCCGCTCAAGCCATCCGTTCGACACAAGGAGTATGACTCGGTGAACCCGCAGGCACTTGCCCACCGGGCACGTCGACACGGCTGGGACGTGCAGACCATCCCGCAATCATCCGGCCCTGTGATCGTCCTGCAGCGTAACGGCTGGGACCTGGAAGTCGCGTTCGAGGGATGCAGTCCCAAAGCCGCGACAGTCCACGAACCCGGCCACAACGATGGCAGGCGGGTCCGCCTGCGCTCAATTAACGACTTCGTGCAATCCAGCCCGGAGCAGATCGGGCACGTGACTCGGGCGACGATCGGTTGAACCGCTAAGTTCGCACGAATGAGTCCCGCGCTCGGGGCCCGTCGAGTATCACCCATTCAGGCCATCCGTGCCGAGATCTTTGTATCAGGCGACGAGCCGTCGTTGGTGTTGACGAGCATGCTGACGATGCTGACCCGGTCGCCGGGCCGTACCTTGACCTGGAACGTCACAGTTTTGCCCGGTGCGATCGGAGCGCTCGCGGCGGCGAACGCGTCACGCACGCCGGGCCGCTTGGACACCTTCTTGATCAGTCTCGGCGCGTCGCCGTCCTCGGCGACCGCGGCGACGCCACGGCTGGCGAACCGGCCGACCTGCCACACATGGACGCCTGCTGCATTCGTTCACCAGCATCGTGGTCGCGCGTGGGTTCGACGACGAGCGAGATGTTCCGGCGAGGTTCAGCCAGCTCCACAAGCGCGGGGGTGCGTGATCAACGGCGGCATGGAATCCCCAGCCGGTTTCCGCACCCGGAACAGGTGATCGTCACCAGGTTGGGGGTAGCTGTCTTGATGGGCACCGCGCTGCTCACGCAGCAGTTCGCCACCGAGCTGGGGAGTCGGCGGGCGGGCTGTCCGGCGGCAATGTGCATCGCGATGTCCGCGGGCTTCGCGTAGTGGTCTTTGCAGCTGGATGCGCTTCGTCGTCCCTGATGATCAGCGGCGGGTCGGTCCGTTCACCGTGGGCTCCGCCGTCGCTCAAGAGACGGCGCCCGCCGCTACCAGCTGCCGGAGGAGAGAGTCATCGTTGGCTGACAAGAACAGGGATCCGGTGGCGGTGATCGGACTGGGACGGTTCGGCAGTGCACTCGCCATCGAACTCACCCAGCGCGGCACAGAAGTGCTGGGCATCGACAACAATCCCAAACACGTGCAGGACCTCTCGGGGCTGGTCACCGACATCGCCACGGCGGATTCCACCGACCTGGCGGCCTTGAAGCAGCTCGGTGTGCCCGACTTCTACCGCGCCGTGGTGGCGATCGGCAGTGACCTCGAAGCCAGCATCCTGACCGCTTCCCTGCTCGTCGAGCTGGAAATCGACCATATTTGGGCCAAGGCGGTCAGCCGGCAGCATGGGCGGATCCTGCGCCGGATCGGCGTTCATCACGTGGTTTTTCCCGAGCATGACATGGGAGAGCGAGTCGCCCATCTGGTCAGCGGCCGCATGCTCGATTACATGCAGGTGGATGCCAACTTCGCGTTGGCCAAGATGCGTCCTCCGAAGGAATTCGTCGGCATTCCGCTCGGGCAATCTGGCCTGCGCCGCCGATACGGTGTCACGGTCGTGGCCGTCAAAGCCCGAGAGGAGGAGTTCACTTACGCAACTGCGGAGACTGAGCTCGGGCATGGCGATGTGATCATTGTTTCCGGCCGTACGGACCGGGTCGAACGCTTCGCCGACCTGCCGTAGGCGTACGCCGATATTCGCGGGATGGGGGAGCAGTGGAGCCGTGTGCCTGCAAATGGAGTCCCTAGGTATGGGGTGCCGCGGACCCGTTCGCCGATCATGTGGCGGACGCCCTGGAGGGGACGGCACGGCAGGGCTATGGCCCGTACGTCATCGAGCCGGACACTCCCGGCGGGTCGGCGGATCCATGAGCGACATCGCGAAGGAGATCCTCGCCAGCCCGGTGCCGGTGATCGTGTATGTGAGCCCGCGAGGAGTCAGAGCGGTCTCCGTCGGGGCGGTCATTACGTTGGCGGCGTCCCTGGCGCCGGGCGACGGTCGCCAGGCGAGGCGGAAGGCGACCGCCGGGCGCGCATGATCAGTACGTCGCCTGTGGACCTGGTGCAGATGTTCCGGCCACGTTCCGCCACGGCGGCTCGTTACCCCTCTGCGGAGTCCGGGCGGGTTACATTGATAAAGGCGTTGCGGCAAGGCGCTGGCTCAGCCGCCAGCCCGCACGGGTGTCCGGCCCCGCGTAGTGTCGTCCGCCGTTCGGGCGCGAGGGCGGTTGCGCAGGTGGGGCGTTTGTGATCGCAGGGCTGATCATGCGCTTGCCTAATCCCTGCGGGCGGTTCAAGTGCCAAGATTTCCTGAAAGCTCACCACGTTGCTGGCGGCTCGTCCCCGTGACCGCGCCGGTCGGCTGCGCCCGAAAGTGAGACTGGGCATGAGGACGCGAAGGTGGAAGGGCGGCCCAGCCGTCGGGTTCACCGGTCTCTTCGGCAAGTTCCAACATCCCGCGCAGGTCGTGGTCGGCGTTTTCGCCCTCACCATCCTCATCGGCACGCTGCTGCTGAAGACGCCGATGGCCACCGCTGCACCCGGCTCGGTCGACTGGCTGACCGCCCTGTTCACCGCGACCTCGGCAGTCTGCGTGACCGGCCTGGTCGTCGTCGACACGGCCTCGACGTGGTCGGTGTTCGGTGAGGTGGTGATCGCCCTGCTGTTTCAGGCCGGCGGACTGGGGATCATGACGCTGGGCACGGTGTTCGCGCTGCTGGTCTCGGGCCGCCTCGGGCTGCGCGCCCGGCTGCTGGCCCAGGCCGAAAGCAAGGCGCTGGGCACGCCGGACCTCCGCCGCGTGATACGCAACATTGTCCTGTTCACCTTGACCTGCGAGGCCGCTGCGGCGATCGTGCTGAGCATCCGGTTCGCCACCGCCTACGACCATGGCTTCGGCCACGCCCTGTACCTGGGCGCTTTCCACTCGATGTCGGCCTTCAACAACGCCGGCTTCGCCCTGTGGCCCGACAGTTTGGTGCGCTTCGCCGGCGATCCCTGGATCTGCCTGACCATCGCGCTGACCGTCCTGGTGGGCGCTCTCGGCTTTCCCGTCGCGTTCGAGTTGTGGCGGCAGTGGCGCCACCCCCGACGCTGGTCGGTCCTCACCCGCCTCACTCTGGGCGTCACCGCCGTTCTGCTTGCGATGGGCACGCTGATTTTCTTGGTCACCGAGTGGCGCAACCCCCAGACCATGGGGCCGTTGGGGGACCTGGACAAGCTCATGGCCAGCTTTTTCCTCGCCGTGATGCGCACCGGCGGCTTCAACACCGTCGATTTGTCGCAGCTCAACCCTTCCAGCTGGCTGGTCAGCGATCTGCTGATGTTCATCGGCGGTGGCAGCGCGGGAACGTCGGGTGGCATCAAGGTGACCGCTCTAGGGGTGCTGCTCTTCATGGTGTGGACCGAGATGCGCGGGTACGCCGATGTGAACATCGGCCACCGGCAGATCCCCTCCACCGCCCAGCGCCAAGCCATCGCGATCACCTTGATGGGGGTGAGCCTGGTCGCGATCTCCACCTATTTCCTGGTGGTATTCAGCCCACACACGCTGGACCAGGTGCTCTTCGAGGCCATCTCCGCCTTCGGCACGGTCGGCATGTCCCTGGGCATCACCGCCGGCCTTCCCGCGGCAGGGCAGCTGCTGCTGATCGTGCTGATGTTCATCGGCCGGACCGGCCCCCTCACGCTGGGCTCTGCCCTGGCGCTGCGCGAGCGTGACCGCCGCTACGTACTGCCCCGGGAATACCTGATCGTGGGCTGACGGCGCAACCGAAGAAGTGGCGCTGAACCCGCGTCCGGGTCGGTGACGTGCGCGGGTGCTCGACCACGCTCAACTCCGCCAACACTCAGCGGAGTGTCACGTACGTCCCTGAGCACGATGTGTCACGCAGGTGATGAGACCCGACAGGGAACATTCCAAGATCAGAAAGCAACTGGAGCCGAACATGCAACATCAAGCACACATCCAGCGAAAGCCTCCATCACCGTGATGAGCGTGTCCAACCCGAAGACCGTCGTGTTCCTTGTCGCCGTGCTGCCGCATTCCGGTACCTGTCAATTGATCAAGGCAGTTGAGCTGAACTAATTCTGTGTCGACTTCTCTGTGGCGTCCTCGTTCTGTGTTTCGGCCTTGGGTTTGTTGATCCAGGCAGGGCCGGGCAGGGCGGGCGGGGTGGGAGTACCGCCGCTGGCGAAGCGCTCGGGGTCGATGAGATCTTCAGGTATGTCTCCCAGCGCCTCGGGCCGGCCCAAGCCGAGGACGTGGTGGCGGAGACGTTCCTGGCGGCGTTCCGTAAGCGGACGCGCTTTGACCCCAGTAGGGCCAGCGTCCGGACCTGGCTGTACGGCATCGCCACCGACCTCGTCGGCAAGCATCGCCGATCCCAGGTCAGAGCGCTGCGTGCCAGGCAGCGGCACGGTCCCGGAGCCGACTTCCCCGGGCCTGAGGAGCGTGTGGCGGAGCAGGTCAGGCCCAAAGCCTGCGCCCGGCTCCCGCCTTGCCCATCGCCTCACT from Nonomuraea polychroma encodes the following:
- a CDS encoding TrkH family potassium uptake protein — encoded protein: MRTRRWKGGPAVGFTGLFGKFQHPAQVVVGVFALTILIGTLLLKTPMATAAPGSVDWLTALFTATSAVCVTGLVVVDTASTWSVFGEVVIALLFQAGGLGIMTLGTVFALLVSGRLGLRARLLAQAESKALGTPDLRRVIRNIVLFTLTCEAAAAIVLSIRFATAYDHGFGHALYLGAFHSMSAFNNAGFALWPDSLVRFAGDPWICLTIALTVLVGALGFPVAFELWRQWRHPRRWSVLTRLTLGVTAVLLAMGTLIFLVTEWRNPQTMGPLGDLDKLMASFFLAVMRTGGFNTVDLSQLNPSSWLVSDLLMFIGGGSAGTSGGIKVTALGVLLFMVWTEMRGYADVNIGHRQIPSTAQRQAIAITLMGVSLVAISTYFLVVFSPHTLDQVLFEAISAFGTVGMSLGITAGLPAAGQLLLIVLMFIGRTGPLTLGSALALRERDRRYVLPREYLIVG
- a CDS encoding potassium channel family protein; translation: MADKNRDPVAVIGLGRFGSALAIELTQRGTEVLGIDNNPKHVQDLSGLVTDIATADSTDLAALKQLGVPDFYRAVVAIGSDLEASILTASLLVELEIDHIWAKAVSRQHGRILRRIGVHHVVFPEHDMGERVAHLVSGRMLDYMQVDANFALAKMRPPKEFVGIPLGQSGLRRRYGVTVVAVKAREEEFTYATAETELGHGDVIIVSGRTDRVERFADLP
- a CDS encoding cupin domain-containing protein, coding for MSEFKQVIDMPLLRRPYFTVMKEGVAANPDLVTRTERVGGNEITGLANAAAIHAAMAQGATVKLNQMEDWHKPTRDLVAELSERIPAEIKAYVFFTPKESRGTRPHRDASHVIVVQLAGTKDWRLYAQPQHVSARSGLIDVDLDDCSHRFTMEPGDLLYLPHGWPHVPHTRDQDSLHMTLTLTEPTPMDLVEAMLETFREDCHDLMGQQSRLYVEDKAEAVAKALGHHAQDVPDERILTAALRRMRRRIA
- a CDS encoding cupin domain-containing protein, with the protein product MVIPMDPPSWPRILPALGDPALFSSQWPTTPYRSVGSAKSLEALLTWDNIDRIINDRTIQAPAFRMVQDNQLISQDFLCRPEEATSLGLTGLMDPARMVSALAGGATLVLQGLNRFWPPLGDLCRRLSSEIGHPVFANAYLTPSAARGFGAHRDPYHAWLAQAEGSKNWRLWAPDADHATDQPTLEVTLEKGDVLWIPRGWWHSGASIDTPSLHLTLTVWATKTEDVLRVILASLSDSAAMKRELPPNALAGDESAIAEVATAVTEIFQLMSALDISELAGRLIGARRQRFAPLPVPPVAEVLGERQSRSFHVHPEGILHWTADPEGAIIGTADALVMVPPEYVAPCERLLAGAGATIRRDELAEFDQGLLENLIQARLLCTASHEVPPTP
- a CDS encoding spondin domain-containing protein, with the translated sequence MWQVGRFASRGVAAVAEDGDAPRLIKKVSKRPGVRDAFAAASAPIAPGKTVTFQVKVRPGDRVSIVSMLVNTNDGSSPDTKISARMA
- a CDS encoding alpha/beta hydrolase family protein, giving the protein MKEATLEGTRLPEVSPGEATPGEQVLESILAQRRVRAAHRCGRHILVEAEVPRPDRPVPVPFVLNYSIDTDGRWELARADGYAGAVCVRDDETYLYLGTAPDATDRQVIWQVRDGVSSLVLETGRGVVSFAAGENVVVAALWAGPGARSLAADDEEARRWRTTGESAAFPAGDVWPLLGHRVDGSVLRLARVRLDDHDAAPEACLLDISLPGDTGFTGQVAVTPDGRRCAAGVVRFIPDGHRRFGLYVFPVAEPGAGRHVWVDDIDLRAAVASPDGAWFACTGERVATPRQAPHQCVVFVAGDEQRVRTADHDDWLVPHAWHGDRTVLCLGEHDGRRLLRRVHLDGRVSAPLEVTGSVSAVTVAGDEALVVTSAISRPPEVVALPLGDGPVSVTGYAPAMQDFLEGRLVRRAFTAPDGSSWSGWLCLPPDEPVSPLPVLVWCHGGPVVSWTDWSWRWNPWPWVAEGYAVLMIDPPMSAGYGRDAVSRGWGQWLTEIARVAVQQVRGVIAADPVLDGTRVAVMGASLGGWLSIALATMMPEVRLVASHAGWVDSAAVARTCDLHWHWLREYGPPGDPAYARATAGLSGVGRSTRVLLSHGVRDGHVPVYEALGIHRELTAGGVDARLMIMPDEGHSIRRTGNVLAWFRWVRNACAETLKEPQ